From one Anabas testudineus chromosome 18, fAnaTes1.2, whole genome shotgun sequence genomic stretch:
- the LOC113157544 gene encoding potential E3 ubiquitin-protein ligase ariadne-1-like isoform X2, which produces MFNRLRRRAAEETRDEMNHRSTEEPMETEVNELLRIRARRLVDLWQNIRLPPPRIRPRTPHPGPLLHLPPHLTFPTTPEKCYDPQDSTLTFVDREDDLDFLYEEFSSRRALMSCGHAVTPTSLTKWCLRLLEGGESRFVCGQSGCNVEWSYEEVCKMALLTPVEKKLFEKAMASNAARGNDNNKSCPGCTSPVARTNQSDLRVRCTVCSANKRLSYDFCWQCLREWKGPAPRSDHCDNDGCTNESLKTLTTCPEITFKSRAKVTGCPSIRACPTCGILLQHDNIMCEKVQCPRCKNKFCFVCLKPTCFSWCSRVAPRQTSIPVWQKK; this is translated from the exons ATGTTTAACAGATTGCGACGCAGGGCTGCAGAAGAGACGAGAGACGAAATGAACCACAGGTCAACAGAGGAGCCGATGGAGACAGAGGTGAATGAGTTACTGAGGATAAGAG CTCGGCGTCTTGTTGATCTGTGGCAGAATATTCGCTTGCCTCCTCCAAGGATTCGTCCAAGGACTCCTCATCCTGGCCCTCTGCTTCATCTACCCCCCCACCTGACATTCCCAA CAACTCCAGAGAAGTGTTATGACCCTCAGGACTCCACCCTTACATTTGTGGACAGAGAAGATGATTTAGATT ttTTGTATGAAGAGTTCTCGTCTCGCAGAGCTCTGATGTCCTGTGGTCATGCTGTGACTCCGACGTCTCTCACCAAGTGGTGTCTCAGGTTGTTGGAAGGG GGTGAAAGCAGATTTGTGTGTGGACAAAGTGGTTGTAACGTTGAGTGGTCTTATGAGGAGGTTTGTAAAATGGCTCTACTGACCCCTGTAGAAAAGAAGCTCTTTGAAAAAGCCATGGCCTCCAATGCTGCCAGGGGTAATGATAATAACAAATCA TGTCCTGGATGCACATCTCCTGTGGCCAGAACGAATCAATCTGATTTGAGAGTACGCTGCACAGTTTGTTCAGCTAATAAAAGACTGAGCTATGATTTCTGCTGGCAGTGTTTGAGGGAATGGAAAGGTCCTGCTCCACGTTCAGACCACTGTGACAATGACGGCTGCACCAACGagtcactgaaaacactgacaacCTGCCCAGAAATCACCTTTAAGTCTAGGGCAAAAGTCACTGGATGTCCCTCCATCCGTGCCTGTCCCACCTGCGGCATACTGCTGCAGCACGACAACATCATGTGTGAAAAAGTTCAGTGTCCTCGCTGTAAGAACAagttctgttttgtctgtctgaaGCCTACGTGTTTCAGCTGGTGCAGTCGTGTTGCTCCTAGACAGACGTCAATACCTGTGTGGCAGAAGAAATAA
- the LOC113157544 gene encoding potential E3 ubiquitin-protein ligase ariadne-1-like isoform X1, with amino-acid sequence MFNRLRRRAAEETRDEMNHRSTEEPMETEVNELLRIRARRLVDLWQNIRLPPPRIRPRTPHPGPLLHLPPHLTFPTMRDYTGTTTPEKCYDPQDSTLTFVDREDDLDFLYEEFSSRRALMSCGHAVTPTSLTKWCLRLLEGGESRFVCGQSGCNVEWSYEEVCKMALLTPVEKKLFEKAMASNAARGNDNNKSCPGCTSPVARTNQSDLRVRCTVCSANKRLSYDFCWQCLREWKGPAPRSDHCDNDGCTNESLKTLTTCPEITFKSRAKVTGCPSIRACPTCGILLQHDNIMCEKVQCPRCKNKFCFVCLKPTCFSWCSRVAPRQTSIPVWQKK; translated from the exons ATGTTTAACAGATTGCGACGCAGGGCTGCAGAAGAGACGAGAGACGAAATGAACCACAGGTCAACAGAGGAGCCGATGGAGACAGAGGTGAATGAGTTACTGAGGATAAGAG CTCGGCGTCTTGTTGATCTGTGGCAGAATATTCGCTTGCCTCCTCCAAGGATTCGTCCAAGGACTCCTCATCCTGGCCCTCTGCTTCATCTACCCCCCCACCTGACATTCCCAA CAATGAGGGACTACACAGGCACAACAACTCCAGAGAAGTGTTATGACCCTCAGGACTCCACCCTTACATTTGTGGACAGAGAAGATGATTTAGATT ttTTGTATGAAGAGTTCTCGTCTCGCAGAGCTCTGATGTCCTGTGGTCATGCTGTGACTCCGACGTCTCTCACCAAGTGGTGTCTCAGGTTGTTGGAAGGG GGTGAAAGCAGATTTGTGTGTGGACAAAGTGGTTGTAACGTTGAGTGGTCTTATGAGGAGGTTTGTAAAATGGCTCTACTGACCCCTGTAGAAAAGAAGCTCTTTGAAAAAGCCATGGCCTCCAATGCTGCCAGGGGTAATGATAATAACAAATCA TGTCCTGGATGCACATCTCCTGTGGCCAGAACGAATCAATCTGATTTGAGAGTACGCTGCACAGTTTGTTCAGCTAATAAAAGACTGAGCTATGATTTCTGCTGGCAGTGTTTGAGGGAATGGAAAGGTCCTGCTCCACGTTCAGACCACTGTGACAATGACGGCTGCACCAACGagtcactgaaaacactgacaacCTGCCCAGAAATCACCTTTAAGTCTAGGGCAAAAGTCACTGGATGTCCCTCCATCCGTGCCTGTCCCACCTGCGGCATACTGCTGCAGCACGACAACATCATGTGTGAAAAAGTTCAGTGTCCTCGCTGTAAGAACAagttctgttttgtctgtctgaaGCCTACGTGTTTCAGCTGGTGCAGTCGTGTTGCTCCTAGACAGACGTCAATACCTGTGTGGCAGAAGAAATAA
- the LOC113157541 gene encoding uncharacterized protein LOC113157541: MRAGCFSVCKQNTFFHSDNCEEAERSFTDKVYIKMFNRMWSRAAEETNHRSTEEPMDTEGNELLRIPVLHTEDDWLNILHYPTVPFDGRTMHPTFLYLPHPTICPIFSTSMFHSPSIETLPAIRDYSRTTTQEKCYDPQDSTLVFVDREDELDFLCEGFESLRALMSCGHAVTPMSLTNWCLRQLDQGKSRFVCGQSGCNSEWSYEEVCKMALLTPEERNHFEKTMVSNYTRRNGKPCPKCKSFVVRKNQSNLRVRCRVCPTNKGRTFKFCWQCLNEWKGPAPRSDRCENDGCTNESLKTLMTCPDAVFESVEGVTGCPSIRACPTCGILLQHDNTQCKNVVCPRCDVEFCFVCLKLTDDCWITSEENECIQCSSGVAPRQTSIPVWQ; the protein is encoded by the exons ATGAGGGCgggttgtttttcagtctgcaaacaaaacactttcTTTCACTCGGATAACTGCGAAGAGGCTGAGAGGAGCTTCACTGACAAAGTATACATCAAAATGTTTAACAGAATGTGGAGCAGGGCTGCAGAAGAGACGAACCACAGGTCAACAGAGGAGCCGATGGACACTGAGGGGAATGAGTTACTGAGGATCCCAG TACTGCATACAGAAGATGACTGGCTGAATATACTTCACTATCCCACTGTGCCTTTTGATGGTAGAACCATGCACCCTACCTTCCTTTATTTGCCTCATCCAACCATTTGTCCAATATTTTCTACATCTATGTTTCATTCACCTTCCATTGAAACATTACCGG CAATAAGGGACTACAGCAGGACAACTACTCAGGAGAAGTGTTATGACCCTCAGGACTCCACACTTGTATTTGTGGATAGAGAAGATGAATTAGACT ttttgtGTGAAGGTTTTGAGTCTCTCAGAGCGTTGATGTCCTGTGGTCATGCTGTGACACCAATGTCTCTCACCAACTGGTGTCTAAGGCAACTGGACCAG GGTAAAAGCAGATTTGTGTGTGGACAGAGTGGTTGTAACTCTGAGTGGTCTTATGAGGAGGTTTGTAAAATGGCTCTACTGACCCCAGAGGAAAGGAACCATTTTGAAAAAACCATGGTCTCAAATTATACCAGGCGAAATGGTAAACCA TGTCCTAAATGTAAATCCTTTGTGGTGAGAAAGAATCAGTCCAATCTGAGAGTCCGCTGCAGAGTTTGTCCCACTAACAAAGGACGGACCTTTAAATTCTGCTGGCAGTGTTTGAATGAATGGAAAGGTCCTGCCCCACGGTCAGACCGCTGTGAGAATGACGGTTGCACCAACGagtcactgaaaacactgatgacCTGCCCCGACGCTGTGTTTGAATCTGTGGAAGGAGTCACTGGATGTCCCTCGATCCGTGCTTGTCCCACATGTGGCATACTGCTGCAACACGACAACACTCAGTGTAAAAACGTCGTCTGTCCTCGATGTGATgtggagttttgttttgtgtgtctgaagcTCACTGATGACTGTTGGATCACAAGTGAAGAAAATGAATGCATACAATGTAGTAGTGGAGTCGCTCCCAGACAGACGTCCATACCTGTGTGGCAGTAG
- the LOC113157545 gene encoding probable E3 ubiquitin-protein ligase RNF144A-A: MFSRLRRRAAEETRDEMNHRSTEEPMDTEVNELLRRRALWLNMLDNRTRHHSILCFPHMRFPATPEKCYDPQDSTLTFVDREDDLDFLCEGFSSRRALMSCGHAVTPTSLTNWCLRLLDEGKTRFVCGQSGCNIEWSYEEVCKMALLTPEEKKLFEKAMASNAARGNDNNKSCPGCTSPVVRTNQSDLRVHCTVCTGNKRRSYDFCWQCLREWKGPAPRSDHCDNDGCTNESLKTLTSCPEITFKSRAKVTGCPSIRACPTCGILLQHDNIMCENVRCPRCKNKFCFVCLKPTCSSCRVAPRQTSIPVWQKK, from the exons ATGTTTAGCAGATTGCGACGCAGGGCTGCAGAAGAGACGAGAGACGAAATGAACCACAGGTCAACAGAGGAGCCGATGGACACAGAGGTGAATGAGTTACTGAGGAGGAGAG CTCTGTGGCTGAATATGCTGGACAACCGCACCCGGCACCACTCCATCCTTTGCTTTCCTCATATGAGATTCCCAG CAACTCCAGAGAAGTGTTATGACCCTCAGGACTCCACCCTTACATTTGTGGACAGAGAAGATGATTTAGATT ttttgtGTGAAGGGTTCTCGTCTCGCAGAGCTCTGATGTCCTGTGGTCATGCTGTGACACCGACGTCTCTCACCAACTGGTGTCTCAGGTTGTTGGACGAG GGTAAAACCAGATTTGTGTGTGGACAAAGTGGTTGCAACATTGAATGGTCTTATGAGGAGGTTTGTAAAATGGCTCTACTGACCCCTGAAGAAAAGAAGCTCTTTGAAAAAGCCATGGCCTCCAATGCTGCCAGGGGTAATGATAATAACAAATCA TGTCCTGGATGCACATCTCCTGTGGTCAGAACAAATCAATCTGATTTGAGAGTTCATTGCACAGTTTGTACAGGTAATAAAAGACGGAGCTATGATTTCTGCTGGCAGTGTTTGAGGGAATGGAAAGGTCCTGCTCCACGTTCAGACCACTGTGACAATGACGGCTGCACCAACGagtcactgaaaacactgacaagCTGCCCAGAAATCACCTTTAAGTCCAGGGCAAAAGTCACTGGATGTCCCTCCATCCGTGCCTGTCCCACCTGCGGCATACTGCTGCAGCACGACAAcatcatgtgtgaaaatgttcgGTGTCCTCGCTGTAAGAACAagttctgttttgtctgtctgaaGCCTACGTGTTCCAGCTGTCGCGTTGCTCCTAGACAGACGTCAATACCTGTGTGGCAGAAGAAATAA